One Vespa crabro chromosome 4, iyVesCrab1.2, whole genome shotgun sequence DNA segment encodes these proteins:
- the LOC124423351 gene encoding YEATS domain-containing protein 4, with translation MASTNEFGPDSGGRVKGVTIVKPIVYGNIARYFGKKREEDGHTHQWTVYVKPYHNEDMSTYVKKVHFKLHESYNNPNRIVTKPPYELTETGWGEFEIVIKIYFHDPNERPVTIYHILKLFQSTPEIQLGKKSLVSEFYEEIVFQDPTALMQHLLNTTRPITVGTWRHNTDFEVKKESTIKALIEARTKIRLQVIELKEKLTLAKETISKFKEEIAKISKAGGTLSVT, from the exons aTGGCAAGTACTAATGAATTTGGGCCGGATTCTGGTGGTAGAGTCAAG GGTGTTACCATAGTTAAACCTATAGTTTATGGAAATATTGCTCGTTACtttgggaaaaaaagagaagaagatggtCATACACATCAGTGGACTGTGTACGTAAAACCATATCATAATGAAGATATGTCAACATATGTTAAGAAAGTACATTTTAAGTTACATGAAAGTTACAATAATCCTAATCGTATTGTGACAAAACCCCCTTACGAATTGACAGAAACAGGTTGGGGAGaatttgaaattgtcattaaaatatattttcatgatcCAAATGAACGacct GTCACTATATATcacatattgaaattatttcaatctaCTCCTGAGATACAGCTTGGAAAGAAAAGTTTAGTATCAGAATTTTATGAAGAAATAGTTTTTCAAGATCCTACAGCATTAATGCAGCATTTATTAAATACTACTAGACCTATTACAGTTGGAACTTGGCGACACAATACAGATT TTGAAGTTAAAAAGGAGTCAACGATAAAAGCACTCATAGAAGCTCGTACAAAAATAAGATTACAAGTAAtagaactaaaagaaaaattgacatTGGCTAAAGAAACCATATCtaaatttaaagaagaaatagctAAGATTTCCAAGGCAGGTGGAACTTTGTCAGTAACttga